CGAGGTGCGTGCAATCACGAACAGCGGCGTAAACATGGCGGTCGGTACGCCCATCATGTGGTAGCTGACCGCACTGAACCAGTCGAGATTGGGGAACATTTTCTTGATCTCCCACATCACGCTTTCCAACCGCTCGGCGATGTCATACATCTTGGTGTTGCCCTGCTCTTGCGACAGCTCGCGGGCAACTTCCTTGATCACCTTGTTTCGCGGATCGGACACGGTATAGACCGGGTGACCGAAGCCGATCACCACTTCCTTGCGCCCTACCCGCTCGCGGATATCGGCCTCTGCCTCATCCGGGGTGTCGTAGCGCTTCTGGATCTCGAAGGCGACTTCGTTGGCACCACCATGCTTGGGACCACGCAGGGCGCCGATGGAGCCGGCAATACAGGAATGCATATCCGACCCCGTGCCGGCAATCACGCGGCCGGTAAAGGTCGAGGCGTTGAACTCGTGCTCGGCGTAGAGCACCAGGCTGGTGTGCATGGCACGGACCCAGGAGTCGCGCGGCTTCTCGCCGTGCAACAGGTGCAGAAAGTGCCCGCCGATGGAGTCATCATCCGTCTCGACATCAATGCGCTTGCCGTTGTGGCTGTAGTGATACCAGTACAGCAGCATGGAGCCGAATGATGCCATCAGCTTGTCGGCAATATCACGGGCACCCGGATGGTTGTGGTCATCCTTTTCCGGTGCCATGCACCCCAGAACAGAGACGCCGGTGCGCATCACATCCATCGGATGGGCCGACGGCGGCAGTTGTTCCAGCGCGGTTTTCACCCCGGCCGGCAGGCCGCGCAGCGACTTCAGTTTGGCCTTGTAACCAGACAGCTCAGACACGGTCGGCAGCTTGCCGTGGACCAGCAAATGGGCGATTTCCTCAAATTCGCAGGTGGTCGCCACATCGAGGATGTCGTACCCGCGATAATGCAGATCATTACCGCTGCGGCCAACGGTACAGAGCGCGGTGTTACCCGCTGCGGTGCCACTCAAGGCCACGGATTTTTTCGGTTTGAACGTCGGCTGCTTGTCGTCAGTCTTGCTCATGCGTTCATCTCCTCTCAGGTATTCTTGTGCGGATTATTTTTTCGCGGCAAAGAGCGCGTCCAGCTTGTCTTCAAAAGCATGGTAGCCAATGCGGTCATAGAGTTCGGCGCGGGTCTGCATACTGTCGACCACGGCTTTCTGATGGCCGTTTTCACGTATAGAGGTATAGACGTTTTCCGCGGCCTTGTTGGCCGCGCGGAAGGCCGACAGCGGGTACAGCTGAATGGCAACACCGACCGATGCCAGCTCGTCACGGCTGAACAGGGGCGTGGCACCAAATTCGGTGATATTGGCCAGCACCGGCACATCCAGTTCTTTGACGAAACGCTCGTAAGTCGGCAGATCATAGGCGGCTTCGGCAAAAATGCCGTCAGCACCAGCGGCCACATAGGCCTTGCAGCGCTCAATGGCAGCATCCACACCTTCGGCCTGGATGGCATCGGTACGCGCAATCAGGAAGAAATCCGGATCCGTCTTGGCATCTACGGCTGCCTTGATACGGTTGACCATTTCCTCGCAGGAGACAATTTCCTTGCCGGGGCGGTGACCACAGCGCTTGGCGCCCACCTGGTCTTCAATATGCGCCGCTGCGGCACCGGCCTTGATCAGGCTCTTGACCGTGCGTTCGATATTGAAGGCGCTGGGGCCAAAACCGGTGTCGATATCCACCAGCAGTGGCAGATCGCAGACATCGGTAATCCGGCGCACATCGATCAGCACGTCTTCCAGGGTATTGATGCCCAGGTCCGGCAGGCCAAGGGAGCCGGCAGCGACACCCCCACCCGACAGGTAGATTGCCTTGAAGCCGGCGCGCTGGGCCAGCAAGGCGTGATTGGCGTTGATTGCACCAATGACCTGCAAGGGGCTTTCGGCCGCCAGTGCCTGACGAAAACGTTTACCTGCGCTAGTGCTCATACTTGTCCCTCCTGAGGATCCCGGGGCGCGTCTTGCTGTTGCATGCGACGCTCGATATTGCGGCGTGAAGCGCTGATATGCCGGCGCATCAACATTTCCGCGAGTTCGCCATCACGATCGGCGATGGCTTCAATGATTCGGTGGTGTTCGGCAAACGCCTGCTGCGGGCGCTTGGGCGTGGTGGAATAGCGATAGCGGTACATGCGTACCAAGTGATAGAGGTCACCACAGAGCATGTCGCTCAGCGTCTGGTTCTTGCTGCCCTGAATGATCAGGTAGTGGATATCCAGATCGCCTTCCTGCTGGTAGTAGGACTCGTTGGCCTTGAGGCCGCTGTGCTTCTCATGGGTGGCCAGCACATTGCGCAGCCCGGCGATTTCCGCATCCGTCATATGCTCGGCTGCGAGCCGGCAGGCCATGCCCTCCAGCGCCTCGCGCACATGGTAGAGCTCAATCAGCTCCTTGAAGCTGAGCGACACCACACGGACACCGGCATGGGGAATGCGCACCACCAGACGACGCCCTTCCAGCCGGCGAATTGCCTCACGCAGCGGGCCGCGGCTGATGCCGAAGGTCGTGCTCAGGTAGTGCTCACTGATCCGCGTGCCTGGCTCAATCTCGCCTTTGACGATCGCCGTCTGGATGCGCTGAAAGGCACCATCAGACAGGGTGGTGGCCGGGGAATCGTGTTCTGCAGTAGCCAATTGTCGACAACCTCTAGGTTTAGCTGAGCTTTTATGGCTTTATTGTCGCCATTTTGCTCTCCGAACATAAAGATTGTCAACAATCTGCTCTCGGGAACGCCGAGTTGCACTCGGCTGGCAGTGCGCAGCGCTGCCTGGGTTAAACCCGCCAGCCCTGACGGGCTGCTGTGCCGAGTGCAACTCGGCGGTCCCACAAGGCGCGCCCTGAGAGTGGCGGTGCCAGTTGCTGCTACCTCCTCATCAATGTTCAGTACAAAAGCGCTTTGACTGGCCGCACGGTTCTTCCGGTGACGCTGCGCCTGGGAACGCCGATTTGTACTCGGCTGGCAGTGCGCAGCGCTGCTCGGGCTAAACCCGCCAGCCGTGACGGGCTGCTGTGCCGAGTGCAACTCGGCGGTCCCACAAGGCGCTCCCTGAGAGTGGCGGCACCAGTTGCTGCTACCTCCTCATCAATGTTCAGTACAAAAGCGCTGTTGACTGGATGCACGGCCCTGCCGGTGGCGCTGCGCCTGGGAACGCCGAGTTGCACTCGGCTGGCAGTGCGCAGCGCTGCTCGGGCTAAACCCGCCAGCCGTGACGGGCTGCTGTGCCGAGTGCAACTCGGCGGTCCGGAACTTCGGAGCAGAGTGATTTGATGACAGCTCTTTTCTTCTGCCCCAATCCAGCCCCTGTGTGCTCTGGCGAACCCGTGCTAATATGCATCCACCTCTACGCACGGCCCCCTTGCAGTCCCTGGCGTAGTCGAGTGACTTAGCCCTGAGAACAATATGCACGCCATCAATCTGCACCTGAAAATCCTGATTCTGCTTCTCGTTATTGCCGGACTGGGCACCACCGCCTACCAGATTTTCGTACTCGACATCCCCCTGACTGAAGACGAAACCGACAACATCTGGAGCCTCGATGCCCGGATGGAATTCCAGGCGCGCGAAGGCACGCCGGTCAAGGCGCAAATGTTCCTGCCGCCGTTGAATCAGGAGTACATCAGCCTTAACGAAAGCTTTATTTCCAGCAATTATGGCGTCAGCATCAACCAGATCGAAAGCAACCGCCGCGTTACCTGGTCGGCGCGCCGGGCACAGGGCAAGCAAACGCTGTATTACCGACTGGTGTTGACTCAGCGCTATGCCAACGAGCGCGATCGAGTCCCCCCGTTCCCCCAACGCACACCCGTGCCCCTTGAAGGTGTGGAAAAAACCGCTGCGGACGCGCTGATCAATCCGATTCGTCAACAATCGGCTGATATCGAAACCTTCATCAGTGAAACCATTCGTCGGGTCAATGACATCACCGATGACAATGTCAAACTGCTGCTCGGCGGCAGCACCGATGCACATGACAAGGCGCGCGTCATTGATCTGCTGCTGTCTCACGCCCGCATCCCGCTGGAGCTGGTGCACACGGTGCGACTGGAAAGCAGCAATGTTCAGGAGCCGGAACTATGGTTGCGCAGCCACAATGGTGAAGGCTGGATGTACTTCCACCCGGAAACCGGGCAGCAAGGCATTCCGGATAATCGCCTGGTCTGGTGGACCGGTAACGATCCACTGTTCACCCTCGAAGGCGGGCGAAACGCGAGTGTCAGCTTCACTGTCAACAACAGTGAAATGAACGCCATACGACTGGCTCGCATGGCCGACGAGACACGTGCCTCGGCATTGCTCGAATACTCACTGTACGGCCTGCCGCTGCATGCCCAGCAAGTCTATCAATTGATGATCATGATCCCGGTTGGCGTCCTCGTCATCCTCATTCTGCGCAACCTGATCGGCATGCAGACCCTGGGCACCTTCACGCCGGTACTGATCGCCCTGGCCTTCCGGGAAACGGATGTTGGCTGGGGTATTTTCCTGTTCAGCGTGATCACAGCACTGGGCCTGTCGCTGCGCTCCTACCTGGAGCACCTGAAACTCCAGATGCTGCCGCGCCTGTCAGTCGTGCTGACCTTTGTCGTGCTCTTGATCGCCGTTATCAGCCTGTTCAGTCATAAACTCGGCTTCGAACATGCGCTGGCTATCTCGCTGTTCCCCATGGTGATTCTGACCATGACCATCGAGCGCCTGTCGATTACCTGGGAAGAACGTGGCGGCGTGCATTCGTTCAAGGTTGCCGTAGGTACCCTGATTGCCGCCACTCTGGCTCACCTGCTGATGAGCATTCCGGAACTGACCTACTTCACCTTTACCTTCCCCGGCATCTTGCTGGTAGCCGTCGCCTTCATGCTTGCTATGGGCCGGTATCGCGGTTATCGCCTGACCGAACTGATGCGCTTCAAAGCCATGCTGAAAAAGAGCGGGGAGTCCTGAGCCATGTTCTTCTGGAAGACCTGGAAGGAACTCAAGGCCCAGGGCATCATGGGCATCAATCGGCGCAACGCGGATTACGTACTCAAGTACAACAAGCGGCACCTGTACCCGCTGGTGGATGACAAGATCCTGACCAAGGAAAAAGCCATCGGCGCCGGCATTGATGTGCCGCCGCTGTACGGCGTGATCGATACCGAAAAGGATATCGACACCCTCGACCGCATCACCGAAAAGTACACCGACTTCGTGATCAAGCCGGCACAGGGCGCGGGTGGCGACGGCATTCTGGTGATTGCCGACCGTTTTGAAGGTCGTTACAAGACGGTATCCGGCAAGATCCTCACCCATGAGGATATCGAGCACCACATCTCCGGGATCCTGTCCGGTCTGTATTCGCTCGGCGGCCACCGCGACCGCGTGCTGATCGAGGGCCGGGTGATTCCCGACCCGCTGTTCCAGAGCATCAGCTATGAAGGCGTGCCGGATATTCGCATCATCGTGCTGCAGGGTTACCCGGTCATGTCCATGGTCCGGCTGCCAACCCGGCAATCCAATGGCAAGGCCAACCTGCACCAGGGCGCGATTGGTGTCGGTGTGGATCTGGCCAGCGGTCTGACCATGGGCGGCACCTGGCTCAATAACAAGATCAACAAACACCCGGACACCACCAAACTGGTGGCGGGCGTTCAGATACCCGACTGGCGTGGCAGCATGGTGCTGGCCGCGTCCAGCCACGAGTTGACCGGGCTGGGCTATATCGGTGTCGACCTGGTGCTGGATGAGAAGCGGGGCCCGCTGGTGCTTGAGTTGAACGCCCGCCCCGGTCTGAGCATACAGATTGCCAACGATGCCGGCCTGACCCACCGCTGCCATGCCGTTGAACGCCATATCGCCGCGCTGAAAAAAGCGGGCAAAAAGGAAACGCCCGAACAGCGAGTCGAGTTCGTCATGCAGCATTTTGGCCACCCGATGCCGGTCATGTCGATCGAAGAAGCCGGGCCGCCGGCGGGCGAACCGGATGCCGGCGCCCCCGTGCCGGAGCAGGCGGAAGCCGCAGATGATTTGGCTGCAACCGAGAGCACTAACCAACCTGCAGGTGACGCCAAGCCGTGACTGCCCCGGCCCACACAGCCTACCGGCTGACCTCACTGCCCTATCAGACATCACCACTGCCGGCCCTGCAGGCAGTGCGCGATCTGGGCTATCCGGTCGTGCTCGATTCGGCCAGTCACACCTACAGCCGCTTTGGCCGTTACACCCTGCTCAGTGCCGGCCCGGACCACCTGATCGAACCCCGCGTCGGCGAATCCGGTTACCAGGTACTGGCCCGCCTGCGTCGGGCGCTGAGCGACTTGCCCGCTGCAGACTGGCCGGAAGAAACCCAGCTACCCTTTGGTGCTGGCGCCCTCGGACATATCAGTTATGACTTCGGCCGTTTGCTGGAAGACTTGCCCAGCCTCGCCAATAACGACCTGCAGGTGCCCACCCTGCGCTTTGGTATCTATGCCTGGAGCCTGGTCACCGATCACAAGCAACAACAAAGCTGGCTGGTCTGCCACCCGAGCCTTGCCAGGCAGCGTGAAGCCGCCTTGCTGCTGCGCTTGCAGGCACTGAGTGATTCCGGCTCCGATCCCGCGTGCGCAGACTTCAGGCTGACAGCCCCCTTCCGGCCCGAACAGGACCGCGCCCGTTATCAGGCTTCATTTCAGCGCGTACAGGACTATATTCATGCCGGCGACTGTTACCAGATCAATCTGGCCCAACGCTTCAGCGCGCCCTGTTCCGGTGATCCACTGACCGCCTGGGCTGCCTTGCGTCGTGCCTGCCCCACCCCTTTCGCCGCCTACCTCGAAGGCCCGGCCGATGCCCTGCTGTCACTGTCGCCCGAACGCTTTCTCAAGCTGGTCGATGGCGAGGTGGAAACCCGGCCGATCAAGGGCACCCGCGGTCGCGGCAAAACTGCAGAAGATGACCAGGCACTGGCTGATGACCTGCTCAGCAGCGAAAAAGACCGCGCCGAAAACCTGATGATCGTTGATCTGTTGCGCAACGACCTCGGCCGCAGCTGTCAATCCGGCAGCGTGCGCGTACCCGAACTGTTCAAGCTGGAAACCTACCCCAACGTGCACCACCTGGTCAGCAGCGTCACCGGCACCCTGGCCACCGACAAGGACGCCCTCGATCTGATCGCCGGCGCCTTTCCCGGCGGCTCGATCACCGGAGCGCCGAAAGTGCGGGCCATGCAAATCATCGAAGAACTCGAACCCGTGCGCCGCAGCCTCTATTGCGGCAGCATCGGCTACATCGGCTGCGAAGGCCAGATGGACCTGAACATCGCCATCCGCAGCCTGGTCCACCAGCAGGACCGCCTCTACGTCTGGGGCGGCGGCGGCATCGTTGCCGACTCCCGGGCCGAAGCCGAATACCAGGAAAGCCTGACCAAAGTCCGCGTGCTGATGGACACCTTGCACAACCTCTGACCCCAAGCAAGGACCTCCCCCCCTCTGGCAGCGCACAGACCCGGGAACGCCGAGTTGTACTCGACAAAGCCGTCCGCCAGGGCTGCCGGGGTTAACGCCCCACCACTCAACAACCCTGCACTGCTTCGCAGTGCCTGCCGAGTGCAACTCGGCGCTCCCAGGAACCACCCCCCCCAGAACAGCCCGCACGGACCCAGGAACGCCGAGTTGTACTCGGCAAAGCCGCCCGCAAGGGCTGCCAGGGTTAACGGCTCTCCACTAACAACCCGGCACTGCTTCGCAGCGCTTGCCGAGTGCAACTCGGCGCTCCCAAAAAAAACCGCACCCAGCTCACCCCACATCACCAATCTGACCTGGATCATGGGCACAGCCGCTCAAGATCGGTATATTGATGACTGAAGTCCAGCCAAGGCGAAATCATGCACAAGGACCAGCAGACCCCCGATACCCTGCCCGCTTACCAGCTCAGCCCCGAAGAATGTCTGCTTCAATTGCAGTCCGATGAACAGGGGTTGAGTCAGCTACAGGCTGATCAGCGCTTGCAGGACACCGGCCCCAACCGCTTGCCGGTGGCAGCCAAGGAAGGTCTGCTCAAGCGCTTTTTCAAGCATTTTCATGACATCCTCATCTACATTCTGTTGGTCGCAGCCGGTGCCACTGCCCTGCTCGGTCACTGGATCGATACCGGGGTGATTCTTGTCGTCGTCATCATCAATGCCACCATCGGCTTCATCCAGGAAGGTAAAGCCGAACAGGCCTTGGCAGGCATCCGTAAAATGCTGTCACAGCGCGCCACGGCCAAACGCGATGGTGACTGGCAGGAGATTGAGGCGGAACATCTGGTGCCAGGCGATATCGTCCGTTTACGCTCGGGCGATCGTGTCCCCGCCGACCTGCGCCTGCTCGAGTGCAACAATCTACGCATTGAAGAGTCCGCTCTGACCGGCGAGTCCATGCCGGCCGACAAAAACACCGAGACGGCCACCGCCGCAACCAGCCTGGGCGATCGCAGCGGCATGGCCTATTCCGGAACCCTGGTCGCCGCCGGGCGTGGGCTGGGCGTGGTGTCTGCCACCGGTTCAGCCACCGAACTCGGCCGCATCAACCGACTGATCGCCGACGTGGAAACCCTGCAAACCCCGCTGACGCGGCAAATGGCCCAGTTCAGCAAGATACTGTCCGTGGTCATTGTCGGCCTCGCCGGCCTGATGTTGCTGGTCGGCATCCTGCTGCATGACTTCGCCCTCAGCGAGCTGTTTCTCGCCGCCATCGGTTTCGCCGTCGCGGCCATTCCCGAAGGGTTGCCGGCAATTCTGACCATCACCCTGGCGCTCGGCGTACAGCGCATGGCCAAACGCAACGCCATTACCCGCAAGCTCAACGCGGTGGAAACCCTCGGCTCGGTCACCGTGATCTGCTCGGACAAAACCGGCACCCTGACACGCAACGAAATGACCACGCGCCACGTTGTAACCGCTGCCCACAGCTACCATGTCAGTGGCACCGGCTATGCCCCCGAAGGTGAGATCAGTTGTGATGACGACCCGATAAAAGCTGCCCAGCGTGTCGATCTGGACGCCCTGCTGGAAACCGTCGCCATTGCCAACGACAGTCGTGTTGAAGCCACCAATGGGCAATGGCAAGTCATTGGCGAACCCACTGAAGGTGCGCTCTGCACCCTGGTACACAAAGCGGGATTCGAGGCGCATAACTACCAGCGCATCGCTGAGATACCCTTTGAGTCGGACAATAAATTCATGGCAACCCTGGCCGACACTCCGGATGGTGAACGCCGCATTCTGCTGAAAGGGGCTCCGGACCGACTGCTGGAGCGCTGCCGTCTGCAACTGGATGCCAATGGCAACACCCGGCCACTGGACCCGACATGGTGGGAGCAGCAACTGAACCAGTTGAGTGGCGAAGGGCTCCGCGTACTGGCGGCCGCCGCGCGCACCGTGCCGGTCAGCAAAGACACCCTGAGCATTGATGATCTCGACGACCTGGTGTTTCTCGGTCTGATCGGCATTATCGACCCACCACGCCCGGAGGCCATCGAAGCTATTGCCAGCTGTCATGCCGCCGGCATCCGGGTCAAGATGATAACCGGCGATCACGCCGGCACCGCCGAGGCCATCGGTCGTGAAATGGGTATTGGCACGGATGCCGATCCCAAAGTCATCAGTGGCGCAGAGATCGAAGCCGCCAGCGACGAGGAACTGGCCCGGTTGGCGCAGACCTGCGATATTTTTGCCCGCACCAGCCCCGAACATAAATTGCGCCTGGTCAAAGCCCTGCAAGCAACCAACGAAATCGTTGCCATGACCGGCGACGGCGTCAACGACGCCCCTGCCCTCAAGCGCGCCGATGTCGGCATCGCCATGGGTATCAAAGGCACCGAAGCCACCAAGGAAGCGGCCGATATCGTTCTCGCTGACGACAATTTCTCGTCCATCGCCCAAGCGGTGGAAGAAGGCCGCACCATCTACGATAACCTGCGCAAGGCGATCATGTTTTTGCTGCCCACCAACGGCGCCCAGGGCCTGGTGATTCTCGCCGCCGTCGTGCTCGGCATGGTATTGCCGATTACCCCGGTGCAAGTGCTCTGGGTCAATATGATCGTTGCCGTCACCCTCGCGTTGGCGCTCGCCTTCGAGCCTGCCGAACCAGGCCTGATGCAACGACCGCCGCGTGATCCCGGCGCAGCCATTATCTCCCTGGTGTTCCTGATACGAATCGGCCTGGTCTCGGTATTGATTGGTGCTGCAACCATTGTCGTCTTCCAGTGGCAAATCCGCATCGGCACTGAACTCGACATGGCCCGCTCCACCGCCATCAACACCCTGGTCATCGCCCAGGCCTGCTACCTGTTCAACAGCCGCTTCCTTGCCACCCACAGCCTCAACCCGGCCCTCCTGTTCACCAACAAGGTCGCCTGGCTGACGATTGGTATATTGCTGCTGTTGCAAATGGCGTTTATCTACCTGCCCTTCATGAACACGGCTTTTGGTACCACGCCACTGGCGCTGCAGCACTGGCTCATGCCTCTGGCAGTGGGGATTGGGGTGTTTCTGGTGATAGAGGGCGAGAAGTGGGTATGGCAGCGGTTGAGGTAGGGGTGGTTATTTAATCGCCCCGGACGTTCGTAATGAGCGAAGCGGCGCTTCGCTTAACCCCCTCTCCCCCGGCCCCTCTCCCACAAGGGGAGAGGGGTGACGTCTTGCACATGCATGCGACTACCTCTGGCATACAGCGCTCGTTCAGCGGGCACTGTAAAACCCCTCTCCCCTCGCGGGGTGAAGACGGGGATGGGGTAAGGAAAAACGCTACATCAAATAACCAGACCAAACCTTACAGACTCAAATCCCGCACCGACGCCTTGATGAATGCTTGCTTCAGGTCAGCAAAGGCTTGCACCGCCGGGAATTGCGGAAATTCGGCGATGACATTATCCGGGGCGTGGAACAGGATGCCGGCGTGGGCTTCGGACAGCATGGTGGTGTCATTGTAGGAATCACCCGCCGCAATGATGCGGTAATACAGACTCTTCAGTGCAATGACCGACTGCCGCTTCGGGTCTTTCTGGCGCAGCTGGTAGCTCACCACGCGATCGTTCTCATCGGTGATCAGCTTGTGGCACAACAGGGTCGGGAAACCGAGCTGGCGCATCAGCGGCTGAGAGAACTCGTAGAAGGTATCCGACAGAATAACCACCTGAAAACGCTCACGCAGCCAGTCGATAAATTCGACCGCGCCATCCAGCGGCTTCAACGTGGCGATCACTTCCTGAATGTCGCCCAGTTTCAGGTTGTTCTCATCCAGAATGCGCAAACGCTGCTGCATCAGCACATCGTAATCAGGAATATCCCGGGTAGTCGCCTTGAGTTCTTCAATACCGGTTTTCTCGGCAAAGGCAATCCAGATTTCAGGGACCAATACGCCCTCAAGGTCAAGACAAGCGATCTCCACGCAACACTCCTGATATGACTAGTAATAGATGGCGCAACAATCTACCGGCTTCGCTGCAGGCACGCAATCATTAGCACCGGCATACCGGAAACATCAAACAAAAGAGCATAAAAATATAACCAAATAAAAGCAGATGTGCTAAGTCGCCTTTGTTAGACTGCCGCCTAGCCCGTGCCAAACAGGCCTGATGGAGACCAACATGACTAGCCCCTTTGACCCCGCTGCACTAGCCGAGCAGTATGCCAAAGCCACGCCGCAAGACATTCTCAGCCTCGCAATGGAACACTTTGACGACCTCTGGCTGTCATTCAGTGGTGCTGACGATATCGTCGTGCTCGACATGGCCTGGAAGCTGAACAAGAACATCAAGGTATTTACCCTCGATACCGGCCGGTTGCACCCGGAAACCTACCAGTTTCTCGAGCGGGTGCGCACGCATTACGGCATCGAACTGGAAGTACTGTCGCCCGATCACGAGGCCCTGCAGGCCTACGTCAAGGAAAAGGGGCTGTTCGACTTTTACCAGAGCGGGCATGGCGAATGCTGCGGTATCCGCAAGATCGAACCCCTGCGTCGCAAATTGTCCACGGTCGATGCCTGGATTACCGGCCAACGGCGAGACCAGAGCCCGGGTACACGCAGCCACGTTCCGGTGATCGAACTGGATACCGCCTTTGGTAGCGAAGAACACCCGCTGATCAAGTTCAACCCGCTGGCCAACTACAGCAGTGAAGAGGTGTGGACCTACATTCGCATGCTGGAAATACCCTACAACCGCCTGCACGAACGCGGCTTTGCCAGCATTGGCTGCGAGCCCTGCACGCGCCCCACCCTGCCCAACCAGCATGAACGCGAAGGCCGCTGGTGGTGGGAAGAAGCCACGCAGAAAGAGTGCGGCTTGCACGCAGGCAATTTGATCGCGCGGGACTGAAAACCCCGGTCACCAACTCCCCGAGGCAAGCCTGTCCAGGGCGTTGGTGACGGTACCCAAGGCCTCAGATACAGGTAGCACCACCATCAACAGGCAGCGCTATCCCGGTGGTAAAACCGGCATTGGCTGAACACAGATACAATACGGCAGCAGCCACTTCCTCAGCCTGACCAACCCGCCCAACCGGGTGCATGCCGGCAGCAAACTCGGCCTTGCGCGGCTCAATCTCGACCGCACGACGGAACATCTCGGTATCGATAACTGCCGGGCAAACCGCATTGATACGAACGCCCTTTTTGCCATACTCAACGGCAGCGGAACGGGTCAGGCCCAGAACGGCATGTTTGCTGGCACTGTAGATGCTCATCTTCGGCGCCGCCCCCAGCGCAGCAACCGACGCGGTATTGACGATAGCGCCGCCGCCCTGCTCCAGCATCAGGGGAATCTCATGGCGCATGCAGTGCCAGACGCCTTTGACATTGACATCCATGATGCGGTCAAACACTGCTTCATTGCCATCGGCCAGCTTGTCCTGCTCGATTTCAATCCCGGCATTGTTGAAGGCACAATCCAGCCGGCCATGCGCGGCGCGAATCTGCTCGATCAGAGCCTTCACTTCATCGGCATTGGTAACATCACAGGCAATAAAACTCG
This sequence is a window from Halopseudomonas salegens. Protein-coding genes within it:
- a CDS encoding cation-transporting P-type ATPase, which gives rise to MHKDQQTPDTLPAYQLSPEECLLQLQSDEQGLSQLQADQRLQDTGPNRLPVAAKEGLLKRFFKHFHDILIYILLVAAGATALLGHWIDTGVILVVVIINATIGFIQEGKAEQALAGIRKMLSQRATAKRDGDWQEIEAEHLVPGDIVRLRSGDRVPADLRLLECNNLRIEESALTGESMPADKNTETATAATSLGDRSGMAYSGTLVAAGRGLGVVSATGSATELGRINRLIADVETLQTPLTRQMAQFSKILSVVIVGLAGLMLLVGILLHDFALSELFLAAIGFAVAAIPEGLPAILTITLALGVQRMAKRNAITRKLNAVETLGSVTVICSDKTGTLTRNEMTTRHVVTAAHSYHVSGTGYAPEGEISCDDDPIKAAQRVDLDALLETVAIANDSRVEATNGQWQVIGEPTEGALCTLVHKAGFEAHNYQRIAEIPFESDNKFMATLADTPDGERRILLKGAPDRLLERCRLQLDANGNTRPLDPTWWEQQLNQLSGEGLRVLAAAARTVPVSKDTLSIDDLDDLVFLGLIGIIDPPRPEAIEAIASCHAAGIRVKMITGDHAGTAEAIGREMGIGTDADPKVISGAEIEAASDEELARLAQTCDIFARTSPEHKLRLVKALQATNEIVAMTGDGVNDAPALKRADVGIAMGIKGTEATKEAADIVLADDNFSSIAQAVEEGRTIYDNLRKAIMFLLPTNGAQGLVILAAVVLGMVLPITPVQVLWVNMIVAVTLALALAFEPAEPGLMQRPPRDPGAAIISLVFLIRIGLVSVLIGAATIVVFQWQIRIGTELDMARSTAINTLVIAQACYLFNSRFLATHSLNPALLFTNKVAWLTIGILLLLQMAFIYLPFMNTAFGTTPLALQHWLMPLAVGIGVFLVIEGEKWVWQRLR
- the thrH gene encoding bifunctional phosphoserine phosphatase/homoserine phosphotransferase ThrH, which translates into the protein MEIACLDLEGVLVPEIWIAFAEKTGIEELKATTRDIPDYDVLMQQRLRILDENNLKLGDIQEVIATLKPLDGAVEFIDWLRERFQVVILSDTFYEFSQPLMRQLGFPTLLCHKLITDENDRVVSYQLRQKDPKRQSVIALKSLYYRIIAAGDSYNDTTMLSEAHAGILFHAPDNVIAEFPQFPAVQAFADLKQAFIKASVRDLSL
- a CDS encoding phosphoadenylyl-sulfate reductase, encoding MTSPFDPAALAEQYAKATPQDILSLAMEHFDDLWLSFSGADDIVVLDMAWKLNKNIKVFTLDTGRLHPETYQFLERVRTHYGIELEVLSPDHEALQAYVKEKGLFDFYQSGHGECCGIRKIEPLRRKLSTVDAWITGQRRDQSPGTRSHVPVIELDTAFGSEEHPLIKFNPLANYSSEEVWTYIRMLEIPYNRLHERGFASIGCEPCTRPTLPNQHEREGRWWWEEATQKECGLHAGNLIARD
- a CDS encoding SDR family oxidoreductase yields the protein MSNDFKGKVALVTGGAAGIGLATVEAFAAAGATVVVSDIDRTLGEALASRLQAEGHSASFIACDVTNADEVKALIEQIRAAHGRLDCAFNNAGIEIEQDKLADGNEAVFDRIMDVNVKGVWHCMRHEIPLMLEQGGGAIVNTASVAALGAAPKMSIYSASKHAVLGLTRSAAVEYGKKGVRINAVCPAVIDTEMFRRAVEIEPRKAEFAAGMHPVGRVGQAEEVAAAVLYLCSANAGFTTGIALPVDGGATCI